The DNA sequence GAGATCGCGGGGTGGATGCGGTTATCCGAGCAAGAGCGGCGTCGTATACTCGATGAACTCCCGCTGCGGCATGCCAAGGTGGCGTCCGCGCGGCAATGAAATCGAGGAGATAGAAGAATGAACATGAAGAGAAGCGCTTTGATCGTCGCCCTGCTGTCGACAGTATCGGTAACGGCCGTCGTCACTGGCTGTGCCAGCGACAAGCCCATGCCCGCCCAGAGGGCTGGGACTTTCGTGGATGACTCCTACCTCACCACGGCCGTGAAGACCAAGCTCCTGGGTGACACGGGCCTGAAGTCCTTCGACATCCATGTCGAGACCACCCATCAGGTGGTCGCGCTGAGCGGCACCCTGCCGACCCAGGCGCTGAAGGACCAGGCCGAGACCGTGGCCAAGAGCGTGGACGGTGTGAAGGACGTGGTCAACAACATCGAAGTGAAATCCGACTGACGCAACAGGGCGATTCCCGGAGGGAGACGATGGACGAGGTGGTGGAACGCATCAAGCGCGAGATCGAGAGCCGGCCGGTGGTGCTCTTCATGAAAGGCACCCCGGACTTCCCACAGTGCGGCTTCTCGGCGCGCACTTCCCAGGTGCTGAAGGCGCTGGGCGTGGAGTTCGGGCACGTCAACGTGCTGGCCGAGCCGGAGGTGCGCGCCAACTTGCCGCGCTACTCCAACTGGCCTACCTTCCCGCAGCTGTTCGTGAAGGGCGAACTCATCGGTGGTTGCGACATCACCGTCGAGATGTTCGAATCCGGCGA is a window from the Gammaproteobacteria bacterium genome containing:
- a CDS encoding BON domain-containing protein, producing MKRSALIVALLSTVSVTAVVTGCASDKPMPAQRAGTFVDDSYLTTAVKTKLLGDTGLKSFDIHVETTHQVVALSGTLPTQALKDQAETVAKSVDGVKDVVNNIEVKSD
- the grxD gene encoding Grx4 family monothiol glutaredoxin, with the translated sequence MDEVVERIKREIESRPVVLFMKGTPDFPQCGFSARTSQVLKALGVEFGHVNVLAEPEVRANLPRYSNWPTFPQLFVKGELIGGCDITVEMFESGELKKLLEEKGIKHA